CACTCCAAACTTTGCCAACCTATCTTTGGTAAGGAGCCTACCTTGAATGAATAGCCAATTAATGAAATTCACCTTAGGTAGAGCCAACCTATTCCAAACATAAGGTTTCCAATGAACAGTCACCTGAGAACCAGAGAGCCATTTATAAACCAGGGAAGTAGAGTAGGGGACCTGCAACCACTGAGCAAAACCAGGAGCAAGGAGATCCTTAACTTTGCACAGTTGCCTCCAAGTCCAACTAGACTGTAAAGAGGGTGAATACTGCCACCAATCATGTTGTTTAATATAAAGGTGGTGTACCCATCTTACCCATAAACTATCTTTCTTATTTGAAACCCACCAGATGTATTTCCCAAGGGTAGCTATGTTCCAATGATAACAATTTATAATCCCAAGCCCACCCTGATCTTTAGGCAGACAGCACTTGTGCCAAGCAACTGCAGGCACCTTATGATGCTCATCAGAACCAGACCACAAGTATGCTCTGCAGATGCTCTCAACTTTATGAATAATGGCTTTAGGAAGAAGGAAAACTCTAGACCAATAACTATGAATCTGTGTCAAAACAGACTTAACCAAAATAAGCCTGCCTGCATAGCTCAAATGTTTTGCCCCCATCCTCTGATTCTAGCCACCAATTTCTCAACCAATATGTTACAGTCAACCTTAGTCAACCTCTTATGTGAAATATTGATTCCCAGGTATTTAAAAGGGAGGCAACCCTTCTTAAAACCAGAGATGTTCAGTATATTGTCCTCAGCTACACCATGAGTaccattcatatatatatatatcagacTTATCTTTATTGATATGCAATCCAGATGCATTAGAGAAGGTAGTAAGAGCCCTCATTATCACAGTGACAGAATCAGAGTCACCTCTACAGAAAATAAGAAGATCATCAGCAAAGGCCAGATGACACAACTTCAAAGCTTTACACATAGGATGAAATCTGAAGTTCTGAGTGATAGTAACCAGATTAAGGATTCTTGTGAAGTACTCCAAACATAAAGTGAAGAGGAAAGGGGAGATAGGATCTCCTTGCCTCAAGCCTCTCTTACCTTTAAAGTATCCAAATTGATTGCCATTAAGAGAAAGAGTATATGAAGGGGTAGAAACACATTGCATAATCCACCCTATCATTCTCCTAGGAAATTTCAGGGCATAAAGCATATCCTCCACAAAAGCCCACTCAATAGAGTCATAAGCCTTCCTCAAGTCAATCTTCATCATCACTCTAGGAGAACATGTTCTCCTATTGTAAAGCCTTACAAGGTCTTAGCAAATAAGGATATTATCCACAATATTCCTATTTTTTAAGAAGGCACTTTGGTTCAGACTAATGATATCAGCAAGCACATCATTCAGTCTACCATAAATAATTTTTGAGATACACTTATAAACCACATTACAGCATGCTATGGGTCTGAAATCCATAACTGAAATAGGTATCTCCTTCTTGGGGACAAGAGTGATCATAGTAGAGTTAAGTTGTTGCAGTAACTGATCATGAGAGAAAAACTCCTACACAGCCCCCATAACATCATCACCAATGATATCAAAAGCATCCTTGAAGAAGCTAGAGGAATATCCATCAGGTCCTGGGGCTTTCTCATTAGGAATAGAGAAGAGAGCAACTCTGACCTCTTCCTTAGTAACCTCAGCTACCATAG
This sequence is a window from Silene latifolia isolate original U9 population chromosome 8, ASM4854445v1, whole genome shotgun sequence. Protein-coding genes within it:
- the LOC141595620 gene encoding uncharacterized protein LOC141595620, with translation MGAKHLSYAGRLILVKSVLTQIHSYWSRVFLLPKAIIHKVESICRAYLWSGSDEHHKVPAVAWHKCCLPKDQGGLGIINCYHWNIATLGKYIWWVSNKKDSLWVRWVHHLYIKQHDWWQYSPSLQSSWTWRQLCKVKDLLAPGFAQWLQVPYSTSLVYKWLSGSQVTVHWKPYVWNRLALPKVNFINWLFIQGRLLTKDRLAKFGVINDGICFLCGNMQETSLHLFFECPFSLRCLHLLQTWLGFYWTVDIIANSLKWREKSLLRKKIILAAIASLVYYIWEGRNKCRLGDWVARPEAVRERIHATLRGRLHMLQMEKVPSRDIVWVKNVILC